A window of Microbacterium luteolum contains these coding sequences:
- the rplD gene encoding 50S ribosomal protein L4: MADSTLALDVLKADGKKAGSVELPAALFDVKTNIPLIHQVVVAQLAAARQGTHSTKRRGEVSGAGRKPFKQKGTGNARQGSIRAPHMTGGGIVHGPKPRDYSQRTPKKMIAAALLGALSDRFRGDRIHAIESFGIDGTPSTKTAVNFLTNVVSSKNVLVVIERNDDVTLKSIRNLSNLHVLTFDQLNAYDVLVSDDIVFTQAALEGFIASKSGANQEVSA, translated from the coding sequence ATGGCTGACTCCACTCTCGCGCTCGACGTCCTCAAGGCAGACGGCAAGAAGGCAGGCTCGGTCGAGCTTCCCGCCGCTCTGTTCGACGTCAAGACGAACATCCCGCTCATCCACCAGGTCGTGGTCGCGCAGCTCGCTGCGGCTCGCCAGGGCACCCACTCGACCAAGCGTCGCGGTGAGGTCTCCGGTGCCGGCCGCAAGCCCTTCAAGCAGAAGGGCACGGGTAACGCCCGTCAGGGGTCGATCCGCGCGCCGCACATGACCGGCGGTGGCATCGTCCACGGCCCGAAGCCGCGCGACTACTCGCAGCGCACGCCCAAGAAGATGATCGCGGCCGCCCTCCTGGGTGCGCTCAGCGACCGCTTCCGCGGCGACCGCATCCACGCCATCGAGTCCTTCGGGATCGACGGCACGCCTTCGACCAAGACCGCCGTGAACTTCCTCACGAACGTCGTGTCGTCGAAGAACGTGCTCGTCGTGATCGAGCGCAACGATGACGTGACGCTGAAGAGCATCCGCAACCTGTCGAACCTGCACGTGCTGACGTTCGACCAGCTCAACGCCTACGACGTGCTCGTTTCTGACGACATCGTCTTCACCCAGGCCGCGCTCGAGGGCTTCATCGCCTCCAAGTCCGGCGCCAACCAGGAGGTCTCCGCATGA
- the rpsE gene encoding 30S ribosomal protein S5: MSDNKENEVTETAAAAPEAAAVVSETAAGTTQAEPAREGRRGGGRGDRNQGGGRDRNSRDRGDNQFLERVVTINRVSKVVKGGRRFSFTALVVVGDGNGLVGVGYGKAREVPLAISKGVEEAKRNFFRVPRVGSTIPHPVQGEAAAGVVLLRPAAAGTGVIAGGPVRAVLECAGIHDVLSKSLGSSNTINIVHATVAALKQLEEPRAVAARRGLEFDQVAPARLVRAEADAIAAQKVGA, encoded by the coding sequence GTGAGTGACAACAAGGAGAACGAAGTGACCGAAACGGCTGCTGCCGCTCCCGAGGCGGCCGCGGTCGTCTCTGAGACGGCCGCCGGAACGACTCAGGCCGAGCCGGCTCGCGAAGGCCGCCGTGGCGGCGGTCGTGGTGACCGCAACCAGGGTGGCGGCCGCGACCGCAACTCGCGCGACCGTGGCGACAACCAGTTCCTGGAGCGCGTCGTCACCATCAACCGCGTCTCGAAGGTCGTGAAGGGTGGTCGTCGCTTCAGCTTCACCGCTCTCGTGGTCGTCGGCGACGGAAACGGTCTGGTCGGCGTCGGCTACGGCAAGGCCCGCGAGGTCCCTCTGGCGATCTCGAAGGGTGTCGAAGAGGCCAAGCGCAACTTCTTCCGCGTTCCGCGCGTCGGCAGCACGATCCCGCACCCGGTGCAGGGTGAGGCGGCCGCCGGTGTGGTCCTGCTTCGTCCGGCCGCTGCCGGTACCGGTGTCATCGCCGGTGGTCCGGTCCGCGCCGTGCTCGAGTGCGCCGGTATCCACGACGTGCTGTCGAAGTCGCTCGGCTCGTCGAACACGATCAACATCGTGCACGCGACCGTCGCTGCCCTGAAGCAGCTCGAGGAGCCTCGTGCGGTCGCCGCACGTCGTGGCCTCGAGTTCGACCAGGTCGCTCCGGCGCGTCTCGTCCGTGCGGAGGCAGACGCCATCGCCGCACAGAAGGTAGGTGCCTGA
- the rplX gene encoding 50S ribosomal protein L24, with the protein MAKIKKGDLVQVITGATQERGGDRGKQGKVLEVLAEKNRVIVEGVNYVTKHTRVGQTQRGTKTGGLETVEASIHISNVAVVDPSTKKPTKVGHRVEEKTKDGVKRTVRVRFAKKSGKDL; encoded by the coding sequence ATGGCGAAGATCAAGAAGGGTGACCTGGTTCAGGTCATCACCGGAGCCACGCAGGAGCGTGGCGGCGATCGCGGTAAGCAGGGCAAGGTCCTCGAGGTCCTCGCCGAGAAGAACCGCGTCATCGTCGAAGGCGTGAACTACGTCACCAAGCACACGCGCGTCGGTCAGACGCAGCGTGGCACGAAGACCGGTGGCCTCGAGACCGTCGAGGCCTCCATCCACATCTCGAACGTCGCAGTCGTCGACCCTTCGACCAAGAAGCCGACCAAGGTCGGCCACCGGGTCGAGGAGAAGACCAAGGACGGCGTCAAGCGCACCGTCCGCGTGCGCTTCGCGAAGAAGAGCGGTAAGGACCTCTGA
- the rplR gene encoding 50S ribosomal protein L18: MALKSKSDARARRHARLRKKVVGTEVRPRLVVNRSARHVFVQLVDDSKGHTVASASTLETDLRSLEGDKTAKARKVGELLAERAKAAGVSEAVFDRGGNRYAGRVAAIADGAREGGLAL; encoded by the coding sequence ATGGCTCTCAAGTCAAAGTCTGACGCCCGCGCGCGTCGTCACGCCCGCCTTCGCAAGAAGGTCGTCGGCACCGAGGTGCGTCCGCGCCTCGTCGTCAACCGTTCGGCTCGCCACGTCTTCGTGCAGCTTGTCGACGACAGCAAGGGTCACACCGTCGCGTCGGCATCGACGCTCGAGACCGACCTGCGCTCGCTCGAGGGTGACAAGACCGCCAAGGCCCGCAAGGTCGGCGAGCTTCTCGCCGAGCGCGCGAAGGCTGCCGGCGTTTCCGAGGCAGTGTTCGACCGTGGCGGCAACCGCTACGCCGGTCGTGTCGCCGCCATCGCCGACGGCGCCCGCGAGGGGGGTCTGGCACTGTGA
- the rpsJ gene encoding 30S ribosomal protein S10 — protein sequence MAGQKIRIRLKSYDHEVIDSSARKIVDTVTRAGATVVGPVPLPTEKNVVCVIRSPHKYKDSREHFEMRTHKRLIDIVDPTPKAVDSLMRLDLPADVNIEIKL from the coding sequence ATGGCGGGACAGAAAATCCGCATTCGCCTGAAGTCGTATGACCACGAGGTCATCGACTCGTCGGCACGCAAGATCGTCGACACCGTGACCCGTGCGGGCGCGACCGTCGTCGGACCCGTGCCGCTTCCGACCGAGAAGAACGTCGTGTGCGTCATCCGGTCGCCGCACAAGTACAAGGACAGCCGCGAGCACTTCGAGATGCGCACCCACAAGCGCCTGATCGACATCGTCGACCCGACGCCCAAGGCCGTCGACTCGCTGATGCGTCTCGACCTGCCTGCCGATGTCAACATCGAGATCAAGCTCTGA
- the rplB gene encoding 50S ribosomal protein L2, with the protein MAIRKYKPTTPGRRGSSVADFAEITRSTPEKSLLRPLSKTGGRNNQGRITTRHIGGGHKRQYRVIDFRRNDKDGVDARVAHIEYDPNRTARIALLHYFDGEKRYILAPAKLKQGDVVESGAGADIKPGNNLPLKNIPTGTVIHAIELRPGGGAKMARSAGASVRLVAKDGPYAQLRLPSGEIRNVDARCRATIGEVGNAEQSNINWGKAGRMRWKGVRPTVRGVAMNPVDHPHGGGEGKTSGGRHPVTPWGQAEGRTRHANKESDKYIVRRRNAGKKRK; encoded by the coding sequence ATGGCTATTCGCAAGTACAAGCCCACGACCCCGGGCCGTCGCGGCTCGTCGGTGGCTGACTTCGCCGAGATCACCCGATCGACGCCGGAGAAGTCGCTGCTGCGCCCGCTCTCGAAGACCGGTGGTCGCAACAACCAGGGCCGCATCACGACCCGTCACATCGGTGGTGGCCACAAGCGCCAGTACCGCGTCATCGACTTCCGTCGCAATGACAAGGACGGCGTGGACGCCCGTGTCGCTCACATCGAGTACGACCCCAACCGCACCGCGCGCATCGCGCTGCTGCACTACTTCGACGGCGAGAAGCGCTACATCCTCGCGCCGGCGAAGCTGAAGCAGGGCGACGTCGTCGAGTCGGGTGCCGGGGCGGACATCAAGCCGGGCAACAACCTCCCGCTGAAGAACATCCCGACGGGTACCGTCATCCACGCGATCGAGCTCCGCCCCGGTGGCGGCGCGAAGATGGCGCGTTCGGCGGGCGCATCCGTGCGTCTCGTCGCGAAGGACGGCCCCTACGCCCAGCTGCGTCTGCCCTCGGGCGAGATCCGCAACGTCGATGCGCGCTGCCGCGCGACCATCGGCGAGGTGGGCAACGCCGAGCAGTCGAACATCAACTGGGGCAAGGCCGGCCGCATGCGCTGGAAGGGCGTCCGCCCGACCGTGCGTGGTGTCGCGATGAACCCGGTCGATCACCCGCACGGTGGTGGAGAGGGCAAGACGTCCGGTGGACGTCACCCCGTCACCCCGTGGGGCCAGGCTGAGGGTCGTACCCGTCACGCCAACAAGGAAAGCGACAAGTACATCGTGCGTCGTCGTAACGCCGGCAAGAAGCGCAAGTAG
- the rpsH gene encoding 30S ribosomal protein S8: MTMTDPVADLLTRLRNANSAHHDSVTLPSSKLKTHIAEILQQEGYIAGWETSDARVGKNLTLSLKYGPNRERSIAGIKRVSKPGLRVYAKSTELPKVLGGLGVAILSTSSGLLTDRQAEQKGVGGEVLAYVW; this comes from the coding sequence ATGACAATGACAGACCCGGTCGCAGATCTGCTGACCCGTCTGCGTAACGCGAACTCGGCGCACCACGACTCCGTGACCCTGCCGTCGAGCAAGCTCAAGACGCACATCGCCGAGATCCTCCAGCAGGAGGGCTACATCGCCGGCTGGGAGACCTCTGACGCCCGCGTCGGGAAGAACCTCACGCTGTCGCTGAAGTACGGCCCGAACCGTGAGCGCTCGATCGCTGGCATCAAGCGCGTGTCGAAGCCCGGCCTTCGCGTGTACGCGAAGTCGACGGAGCTCCCCAAGGTGCTCGGCGGCCTCGGCGTGGCCATCCTGTCCACTTCCTCCGGTCTTCTCACCGACCGTCAGGCTGAGCAGAAGGGCGTGGGCGGAGAAGTTCTCGCCTACGTGTGGTAA
- the rpsS gene encoding 30S ribosomal protein S19 has product MPRSLKKGPFVDDHLLRKVIVQNEAGTKNVIKTWSRRSMIIPAMLGHTIAVHDGRKHIPVFVSETMVGHKLGEFAPTRTFRGHEKDDKKGRRR; this is encoded by the coding sequence ATGCCTCGCAGTCTTAAGAAGGGCCCCTTCGTCGACGATCACCTGCTTCGCAAGGTCATCGTGCAGAACGAAGCCGGCACCAAGAACGTCATCAAGACCTGGTCCCGTCGGTCCATGATCATCCCGGCCATGCTGGGTCACACGATCGCGGTCCACGACGGACGCAAGCACATCCCTGTGTTCGTGTCCGAGACCATGGTCGGTCACAAGCTGGGCGAGTTCGCGCCCACCCGCACCTTCCGCGGCCACGAGAAGGACGACAAGAAGGGGCGGCGCCGCTAA
- the rplV gene encoding 50S ribosomal protein L22 encodes MVESIARVRHIRVTPQKARRVVALIKGKQAQEALAILKFAQQSASEPIYKLVASAMANAQVKADRDGEFLDEQDLYVANAYVDEGTTLKRFQPRAQGRAFQIKKRTSHITVVLSTPEAAPAAAGDSKKKASK; translated from the coding sequence ATGGTCGAATCGATCGCACGCGTGCGACACATCCGCGTGACCCCTCAGAAGGCTCGTCGTGTCGTCGCGCTCATCAAGGGCAAGCAGGCCCAGGAGGCTCTGGCGATCCTGAAGTTCGCACAGCAGAGCGCCAGCGAGCCGATCTACAAGCTTGTCGCGTCGGCCATGGCCAACGCGCAGGTCAAGGCGGATCGCGACGGGGAGTTCCTCGACGAGCAGGACCTGTACGTGGCCAACGCGTACGTGGACGAGGGCACGACGCTCAAGCGTTTCCAGCCCCGTGCACAGGGTCGCGCTTTCCAGATCAAGAAGCGCACGAGCCACATCACGGTCGTGCTCTCGACGCCTGAGGCGGCTCCGGCCGCTGCGGGCGACAGCAAGAAGAAGGCGAGCAAGTAA
- the rpsQ gene encoding 30S ribosomal protein S17: MATKKEATVETQTAGHESSEHDVRDAAARGYRKTRRGYVVSDKMDKTIVVEVEDRVKHPLYGKVIRRTSKVKAHDEANTAGIGDLVLINETRPLSATKRWRLVEILEKAK, translated from the coding sequence ATGGCCACCAAGAAGGAAGCGACTGTGGAGACGCAGACCGCCGGACACGAGTCGTCCGAGCACGACGTCCGCGACGCCGCAGCCCGCGGCTACCGCAAGACGCGTCGTGGCTACGTCGTCAGCGACAAGATGGACAAGACCATCGTGGTCGAGGTCGAGGACCGCGTGAAGCACCCGCTTTACGGCAAGGTCATCCGCCGCACCTCGAAGGTCAAGGCGCACGATGAGGCGAACACCGCCGGCATCGGCGACCTGGTCCTCATCAACGAGACCCGCCCGCTGAGCGCCACCAAGCGCTGGCGTCTGGTGGAGATTCTGGAGAAGGCCAAGTGA
- the rplN gene encoding 50S ribosomal protein L14, translating into MIQQESRLKVADNTGAKELLTIRVLGGSKRRYAGLGDTIVATVKDAIPGGNVKKGDVVKAVIVRTKKETRRPDGSYIKFDENAAVILKADGEPRGTRIFGPVGRELRDKKFMKIVSLAPEVI; encoded by the coding sequence GTGATCCAGCAGGAATCGCGCCTCAAGGTCGCCGACAACACCGGCGCCAAGGAGCTGCTCACCATTCGCGTGCTCGGCGGATCGAAGCGTCGTTACGCCGGTCTCGGCGACACCATCGTCGCGACCGTCAAGGACGCGATCCCCGGTGGCAACGTGAAGAAGGGCGACGTCGTCAAGGCGGTCATCGTCCGCACCAAGAAGGAGACGCGCCGTCCCGACGGCTCGTACATCAAGTTCGACGAGAACGCCGCCGTCATCCTGAAGGCAGACGGGGAGCCTCGCGGCACCCGCATCTTCGGACCGGTCGGTCGTGAGCTTCGCGACAAGAAGTTCATGAAGATCGTCTCGCTCGCGCCGGAGGTTATTTAG
- the rplP gene encoding 50S ribosomal protein L16, with translation MLIPRKVKFRKQHHPGRSGQATGGTKVSFGEFGIQALTPAYVTNRQIESARIAVTRHIKRGGKVWINIYPDRPLTKKPAETRMGSGKGSPEWWVANVKPGRVLFEVGGVSEELAREALTRAIHKLPLKARIIKREEGDA, from the coding sequence ATGCTCATCCCCCGTAAGGTCAAGTTCCGCAAGCAGCACCACCCGGGTCGCTCGGGTCAGGCCACCGGCGGCACGAAGGTCTCCTTCGGCGAGTTCGGCATCCAGGCGCTCACGCCTGCGTATGTCACGAACCGTCAGATCGAGTCCGCTCGTATCGCGGTGACCCGTCACATCAAGCGTGGCGGCAAGGTGTGGATCAACATCTACCCGGACCGTCCGCTCACGAAGAAGCCTGCTGAGACCCGCATGGGTTCCGGTAAGGGTTCCCCCGAGTGGTGGGTCGCCAACGTCAAGCCGGGTCGCGTCCTCTTCGAGGTCGGCGGTGTGAGCGAAGAGCTCGCCCGCGAGGCACTGACCCGTGCCATTCACAAGCTGCCTCTCAAGGCACGCATCATCAAGCGCGAGGAGGGCGACGCGTAA
- the rpmD gene encoding 50S ribosomal protein L30, which translates to MASRLKVTQVKSKVSEKQNQRDTLRSLGLKRIGDSTVRPDDAQTRGYVKTVAHLVKVEEID; encoded by the coding sequence ATGGCTTCGCGCCTCAAGGTCACGCAGGTCAAGTCCAAGGTGAGCGAGAAGCAGAACCAGCGCGACACGCTGCGCAGCCTCGGTCTGAAGCGCATCGGTGACAGCACCGTGCGCCCCGACGACGCGCAGACGCGCGGTTACGTCAAGACCGTCGCCCACCTCGTCAAGGTTGAGGAGATCGACTAA
- the rpsC gene encoding 30S ribosomal protein S3, protein MGQKVNPYGFRLGITTDHVSRWFSDSTKPGQRYADYVAEDIKIRNLLKTQLDRAGVSNIEIERTRDRVRVDIHTARPGIVIGRRGAEAERIRGDLEKLSGKQIQLNILEVKNPEADAQLVAQGIAEQLSARVAFRRAMRKGLQGAQRAGAKGIRIQVSGRLGGAEMSRSEFYREGRVPLHTLRANIDYGFYEAKTTFGRIGVKVWIYKGDLTAKELAREQANAPKARRDDRGGDRRRAPRNEAPVAEGASA, encoded by the coding sequence ATGGGACAGAAGGTAAACCCGTACGGCTTCCGCCTCGGCATCACGACGGACCACGTCTCGCGCTGGTTCTCTGATTCGACGAAGCCGGGTCAGCGTTACGCCGACTACGTGGCCGAGGACATCAAGATCCGCAACCTGCTGAAGACGCAGCTCGACCGCGCCGGTGTCTCGAACATCGAGATCGAGCGCACCCGTGACCGCGTCCGCGTCGACATCCACACCGCCCGTCCGGGCATCGTGATCGGTCGTCGTGGCGCCGAGGCCGAGCGCATCCGCGGCGACCTCGAGAAGCTCTCGGGCAAGCAGATCCAGCTGAACATCCTCGAGGTCAAGAACCCCGAGGCCGACGCTCAGCTCGTCGCACAGGGCATCGCCGAGCAGCTCTCTGCTCGCGTGGCGTTCCGTCGTGCGATGCGCAAGGGTCTGCAGGGCGCACAGCGCGCCGGCGCCAAGGGCATCCGCATCCAGGTCTCCGGCCGCCTCGGCGGCGCCGAGATGAGCCGCTCGGAGTTCTACCGCGAGGGTCGTGTGCCGCTGCACACGCTGCGCGCGAACATCGACTACGGCTTCTACGAGGCGAAGACCACCTTCGGCCGCATCGGCGTGAAGGTCTGGATCTACAAGGGTGACCTGACCGCAAAGGAGCTCGCTCGCGAGCAGGCCAATGCACCCAAGGCCCGTCGTGACGACCGTGGTGGCGACCGCCGCCGCGCGCCGCGCAACGAGGCACCTGTCGCAGAAGGAGCGTCGGCATAA
- the rpmC gene encoding 50S ribosomal protein L29 — protein sequence MAIGTKELAPAELDTFEDQRLVEELRKAKEELFNLRFQSATGQLESHGRIRAVKRDIARLYTVIRERELGIRATPAPVEAPAKKATKSKAKKADSADDAVKEEAE from the coding sequence ATGGCGATCGGCACCAAGGAGCTCGCTCCGGCAGAGCTCGACACGTTCGAAGACCAGCGCCTCGTTGAGGAGCTGCGCAAGGCCAAGGAGGAGCTGTTCAACCTCCGTTTCCAGTCGGCCACCGGCCAGCTGGAGAGCCACGGCCGCATCCGCGCCGTCAAGCGCGACATCGCGCGTCTCTACACCGTGATCCGCGAACGCGAGCTGGGCATCCGTGCGACGCCCGCTCCGGTCGAGGCTCCGGCGAAGAAGGCGACCAAGTCGAAGGCGAAGAAGGCGGACTCCGCCGACGACGCCGTGAAGGAAGAGGCTGAGTGA
- the rplE gene encoding 50S ribosomal protein L5 — protein MSTDTAAPAGKIQPRLKQKYNAEIKKAMQDEFGYPNVMQIPGLVKVVVNTGVGEAARDSKVIDGAVDDLTKITGQKPIVTKARKSIAQFKLREGQAIGAHVTLRGDRAWEFVDRLVSLALPRIRDFRGLSPKQFDGNGNYTFGLQEQSVFHEIDQDKIDRVRGFDITVVTTAKTDDEGRALLRHLGFPFQSTDAQA, from the coding sequence ATGAGCACCGACACTGCCGCGCCGGCTGGCAAGATCCAGCCGCGCCTGAAGCAGAAGTACAACGCCGAGATCAAGAAGGCGATGCAGGACGAGTTCGGTTACCCGAACGTCATGCAGATCCCCGGGCTGGTCAAGGTCGTCGTGAACACCGGTGTCGGCGAGGCAGCTCGCGACAGCAAGGTGATCGACGGCGCGGTCGACGATCTCACCAAGATCACCGGCCAGAAGCCGATCGTCACGAAGGCTCGCAAGTCCATCGCGCAGTTCAAGCTGCGCGAGGGCCAGGCCATCGGCGCGCACGTCACCCTCCGCGGTGACCGCGCGTGGGAGTTCGTGGATCGCCTCGTCTCGCTCGCACTGCCGCGCATCCGCGACTTCCGCGGCCTGTCGCCCAAGCAGTTCGACGGCAACGGCAACTACACCTTCGGTCTCCAGGAGCAGAGCGTGTTCCACGAGATCGATCAGGACAAGATCGACCGGGTTCGCGGTTTCGACATCACCGTCGTCACCACCGCGAAGACGGATGACGAGGGTCGGGCACTGCTCCGCCACCTCGGCTTCCCGTTCCAGTCGACCGACGCACAGGCGTAA
- the rplO gene encoding 50S ribosomal protein L15, with protein MAEKNDAVEAEKAPKKAAAPKAAAEKKPAEKKPAAKKAPAKSAAADAKADAPAKKPAAKKAAPKKDAPASRPGVLKVHHLRPVPGSNTAKTRVGRGEGSKGKTAGRGTKGTKARNTVRVGFEGGQMPLHMRTPKLRGFKNPFRVEYQVVNLEKLAELYPKGGDVTVTDLVAKGAVRKNEKVKVLGNGDIAVKLTVAVDKVSGSAEQKIVAAGGSVK; from the coding sequence ATGGCTGAGAAGAACGACGCCGTCGAGGCTGAGAAGGCCCCGAAGAAGGCTGCCGCTCCCAAGGCTGCCGCCGAGAAGAAGCCGGCAGAGAAGAAGCCCGCCGCGAAGAAGGCGCCGGCCAAGTCCGCCGCTGCCGACGCCAAGGCCGACGCTCCTGCCAAGAAGCCCGCCGCCAAGAAGGCTGCGCCGAAGAAGGATGCTCCGGCATCCCGCCCCGGCGTGCTGAAGGTTCACCACCTGCGTCCGGTCCCCGGATCCAACACCGCGAAGACCCGTGTCGGTCGCGGTGAGGGCTCCAAGGGCAAGACCGCCGGTCGTGGTACCAAGGGCACCAAGGCTCGCAACACCGTTCGCGTCGGCTTCGAGGGTGGGCAGATGCCTCTGCACATGCGCACCCCGAAGCTGCGCGGGTTCAAGAACCCGTTCCGCGTCGAGTACCAGGTCGTGAACCTGGAGAAGCTCGCGGAGCTGTACCCGAAGGGCGGCGACGTCACCGTCACCGACCTGGTCGCCAAGGGCGCCGTTCGCAAGAACGAGAAGGTCAAGGTTCTCGGAAACGGCGATATCGCCGTGAAGCTCACCGTCGCGGTCGACAAGGTCTCGGGTTCCGCCGAGCAGAAGATCGTGGCTGCGGGCGGTTCCGTCAAGTAA
- the rplC gene encoding 50S ribosomal protein L3 has protein sequence MVDINSKISKGMLGTKLGMTQVWNESGKLIPVTVIELAPNVVTQVRTPEKDGYNAVQIAYGQIDPRKVNQPLTAHFEAAGVTPRRHITEIRTADAADYSLGQELTVDGTFEAGQLVDVVGTSKGKGFAGVMKRHNFKGVSASHGSHRNHRKPGSIGASSTPSRVFKGMRMAGRMGGERVTVLNLTVHAVDIEKGLLLVKGAVPGARGRIVYVRNAVKGA, from the coding sequence ATGGTTGACATCAACTCCAAGATCTCCAAGGGAATGCTGGGCACCAAGCTCGGCATGACCCAGGTGTGGAACGAGAGCGGCAAGCTCATTCCCGTCACCGTCATCGAACTCGCACCCAACGTGGTCACGCAGGTCCGCACGCCCGAGAAGGACGGCTACAACGCCGTGCAGATCGCGTACGGCCAGATCGACCCCCGCAAGGTGAACCAGCCCCTCACGGCTCACTTCGAGGCAGCCGGCGTCACGCCGCGCCGCCACATCACGGAGATCCGTACGGCTGACGCTGCTGACTACTCACTCGGTCAGGAGCTCACGGTCGACGGCACGTTCGAAGCCGGTCAGCTCGTCGACGTCGTCGGCACGAGCAAGGGCAAGGGCTTCGCCGGTGTCATGAAGCGTCACAACTTCAAGGGCGTCTCGGCATCCCACGGTTCGCACCGCAACCACCGCAAGCCCGGCTCCATCGGCGCATCGTCGACCCCGAGCCGCGTCTTCAAGGGCATGCGCATGGCCGGCCGTATGGGTGGCGAGCGCGTGACCGTCCTCAACCTCACGGTGCACGCCGTCGACATCGAGAAGGGTCTGCTGCTCGTCAAGGGCGCCGTCCCCGGTGCTCGTGGCCGCATCGTCTACGTCCGCAACGCAGTGAAGGGTGCCTGA
- the rplW gene encoding 50S ribosomal protein L23 has protein sequence MSEQASVLQTALNKDPRDIILKPVVSEKSYGLIDEGKYTFLVDPRASKTEIKLAIEKIFGVKVAGVNTLNRVGKARRTRFGTGKRKDTKRAIVTLKSGTIDIFTAIG, from the coding sequence ATGAGCGAGCAGGCATCTGTTCTCCAGACGGCCCTGAACAAGGACCCGCGCGACATCATCCTGAAGCCGGTCGTGTCCGAGAAGAGCTACGGACTCATCGACGAAGGCAAGTACACCTTCCTCGTCGACCCGCGCGCTTCGAAGACCGAGATCAAGCTCGCCATCGAGAAGATCTTCGGCGTCAAGGTCGCAGGGGTCAACACCCTCAACCGCGTCGGCAAGGCTCGCCGCACCCGCTTCGGCACCGGTAAGCGCAAGGACACCAAGCGCGCCATCGTCACCCTGAAGTCGGGCACCATCGACATCTTCACGGCAATCGGCTGA
- the rplF gene encoding 50S ribosomal protein L6, giving the protein MSRIGRLPIDVPAGVTVSVDGREVAVKGPKGELTLTVASPIEVAVEENQVLVSRPDDERESRSLHGLTRTLINNNIIGVTQGYTKGLEVVGTGYRVAQKGSSVEFALGFSHPVLIDPPAGITLTVEGTNKLTVSGIDKQAVGEAAANIRKIRKPEPYKGKGVRYAGENVRRKAGKSGK; this is encoded by the coding sequence ATGTCGCGTATTGGACGACTTCCCATCGACGTGCCTGCGGGCGTCACCGTTTCGGTCGACGGCCGTGAGGTCGCGGTGAAGGGCCCCAAGGGTGAACTCACCCTGACGGTGGCCAGCCCCATCGAGGTCGCGGTCGAGGAGAACCAGGTTCTGGTCTCCCGCCCCGACGACGAGCGCGAGTCGCGGTCGCTTCACGGCCTGACCCGCACGCTCATCAACAACAACATCATCGGCGTGACCCAGGGCTACACCAAGGGTCTCGAGGTCGTCGGCACCGGTTACCGCGTGGCACAGAAGGGCAGCTCGGTCGAGTTCGCCCTCGGCTTCTCGCACCCGGTCCTGATCGACCCGCCCGCCGGCATCACGCTCACGGTCGAGGGCACCAACAAGCTCACCGTCAGCGGGATCGACAAGCAGGCTGTCGGCGAGGCAGCTGCCAACATCCGCAAGATCCGCAAGCCCGAGCCGTACAAGGGCAAGGGTGTGCGCTACGCCGGCGAGAACGTGCGTCGCAAGGCCGGAAAGAGTGGTAAGTAA